In the Cryptococcus neoformans var. neoformans JEC21 chromosome 1, complete sequence genome, one interval contains:
- a CDS encoding sorbitol dehydrogenase, putative produces the protein MPTSLPLESKQPPKPEVFEAKSNLGFMLHSPLKTSFEEQSVPEIGPDEVLVEIKKTGICGSDVHFYNTGKMGLAALTESMCLGHESSGIVVQLGSNIVQQAARSNVMATARGEAEESNKGTVSNRPLQVGDKVALEPGVTCRMCVDCKGGKYQICEHMIFAAYPPSTGGTLQRYYALPADLVYPLPDNVDLSFGAMMEPLSVATHAVANIGGMRTGWNVLITGAGPVGLLAMAVAKGLGAGKVIAVDINEERLHFAKQYAATDTYIPIPPNEGESRGDHAVRAAEDLLRSTGTPARGPGSIDLVVDATGAETCVLMGLNAIKPGGIYVQIGFGPPNVSVPMFRIVTNEITIRGAWRYGSGDYPLAIDMVARGLVNLKPLLTHTFKFEDALEAFEITKNGRDKNGKGVIKCVIDGPE, from the exons ATGCCTACTTCACTTCCACTCGAATCCAAGCAACCTCCCAAACCCGAGGTATTTGAGGCCAAGAGTAATCTTGGTTTCATGCTTCACTCACCTCTCAAAACGAGCTTTGAAGAG CAATCTGTTCCCGAAATTGGACCAGACGAAGTTTTAGTGGAGATTAAGAAAACG GGTATTTGTGGCTCTGATGTTCACT TTTATAACACTGGTAAAATGGGTCTTGCTGCTCTCACAGAGTCCATGTGCTTGGGTCATGAATCATCGGGCATCGTTGTTCAGCTTGGCTCTAACATTGTCCAGCAAGCGGCTCGCTCCAATGTGATGGCGACCGCGCGAGGAGAGGCCGAAGAGTCCAACAAAGGCACTGTGTCTAATAGGCCGCTTCAAGTAGGAGACAAAGTCGCTCTTGAACCGGGAGTTACTTGCCGGATGTGCGTAGACTGCAAGGGCGGCAAATATCAG ATATGCGAGCACATGATATTTGCGGCCTACCCACCATCCACAGGTGGTACCCTCCAGCGTTATTACGCTTT ACCTGCCGACCTTGTCTACCCTCTTCCTGACAATGTTGACCTCTCTTTCGGGGCCATGATGGAACCTCTTTCTGTGGCTACTCATGCAGTTGCTAATATTGGGGGTATGCGTACCGGCTGGAACGTCCTCATCACTGGTGCGGGTCCAGTAGGGTTGTTGGCTATGGCTGTTGCCAAAGGCTTAGGGGCTGGGAAGGTGATAGCCGTAGACATTAATGAAGAAAGGTTGCATTTCGCGAAGCAGTACGCGGCCACAGATACCTACATCCCT ATCCCGCCAAATGAAGGAGAGTCCAGGGGCGATCATGCCGTTCGGGCGGCTGAGGACCTTCTTCGTTCCACTGGTACCCCCGCTCGCGGCCCAGGCTCCATTGATCTGGTTGTCGACGCAACAGGTGCCGAGACCTGCGTGTTAATGGGTTTGAATGCCATCAAGCCAGG GGGGATCTATGTGCAAATTGGTTTTGGTCCTCCCAACGTGTCTGTCCCTATGTTCCGGATTGTCACGAACGAGATCACTATCCGAGGTGCATGGCG TTATGGCTCTGGCGATTATCCTCTCGCCATTGATATGGTTGCTCGAGGTCTTGTCAATCTTAAACCTCTTTTAACGCATACCTTCAAGTTCGAAGACGCCCTTGAGGCATTTGAGATTACCAAAAACGGGAGGGATaagaatggaaaaggtGTTATCAAATGTGTCATTGACGGACCTGAGTAG
- a CDS encoding mitochondrion protein, putative codes for MASTFVNWAKSPAARQYFFSTHFWGPIANWGLPLAALADIANKDEETISGVMSPTLAVYSLIFMRFAWRVQPRNYLLFACHATNAAAQLTQEARFLNYWYFGGKEKKHPVGAKVDDVKEKVQEGVEKVKA; via the exons ATGGC CTC AACATTTGTGAACTGGGCGAAGTCCCCTGCTGCTCGACAATATTTTTTCA GTACGCATTTCTGGGGGCCG ATTGCAAACTGgggtcttcctcttgccgCTCTAGCGGATATTGCGAACaaagatgaggaaacaaTTTCTGGTGTGATGAGTCCTACTTTGGCCGTCTATTC CTTGATCTTTATGCGATTCGCATGGCGCGTTCAACCTCGAAattatcttcttttcgccTGTCACGCCACCAATGCCGCTGCCCAACTTACTCAAGAAGCACGATTTCTCAACTACTGGTATTTCGGcggcaaggaaaagaagcatCCTGTGGGTGCCAAGGTGGATGATGTAAAAGAAAAAGTACAGGAAGGTGTTGAAAAAGTTAAGGCTTGA
- a CDS encoding nucleus protein, putative, protein MPSKPQKNVPRKSNTGTPVASEDGVSIAAVIDRLSYADAPRPFKSASFASHLPSRTATSSSTSVRKNAKQILALERERYLGGDGFLSAQHVAMRKRGEKIELGKKKKGVAKKGNIQNLLKGKMKRDVEEMSGTQEQTPAESRMTSEGTTPTLEEDEDMDVSQKERPATQAPNDHPEDSRPKQEIVTYLTPTAPPSLLPPKKYCDITGLHASYTDPRTKLRYKGLDVWHVVRGLGPGGDQAYLSLRGAQTSLK, encoded by the exons AT GCCTTCGAAACCTCAGAAAAACGTGCCTCGCAAGTCGAATACAGGAACTCCTGTTGCTTCAGAGGATGGGGTCTCTATTGCA GCAGTAATTGATCGCCTGTCTTACGCTGACGCGCCGCGCCCTTTCAAGTCTGCCTCATTCGCATCTCATTTACCCTCACGCACAGCAACCTCGTCTTCTACTTCAGTCCGTAAGAATGCCAAACAGATCCTTGCTCTTGAGCGGGAACGTTATCTTGGTGGAGATGGTTTCCTTTCTGCACAACATGTAGCAatgagaaaaagaggcgAAAAAATCGAattggggaagaagaaaaagggagtGGCCAAGAAGGGGAACATACAAAATTtgttgaaagggaaaatgaAGCgtgatgttgaagagatgTCAGGGACGCAAGAACAAACACCAGCAGAGAGTCGGATGACAAGTGAAGGAACGACACCCAcattggaagaggacgaggacaTGGATGTCAGTCAGAAAGAAAGGCCGGCTACCCAAGCCCCAAATGATCATCCCGAAGATTCCAGACCCAAGCAGGAAATTGTGACTT ACTTAACTCCAACAGCTCCACCGTCGTTGCTGCCTCCTAAAAAATACTGCGACATCACCGGTCTCCATGCGTCTTATACAGATCCTAGAACAAAGTTACGCTACAAGGGCCTCGATGTCTGGCATGTTGTTCGTGGATTG GGACCTGGAGGCGATCAAGCTTACCTATCACTACGCGGCGCTCAAACCTCACTTaaatag
- a CDS encoding conserved expressed protein translates to MPPLTKEELWSSGQDEDVEVNQRALIDKILARYSGEHTIFRELLQNSDDAGAQHVQVKFYTKEGLEALKSDQKPSKLPDAKTALIHSYIVSNDGIPFRTEDWQRLKKIAEGNPDEEKIGAFGVGFYSLFSVCDGPFVESGDKWMAFHWKDGKDKLLARSGHLPKAMDNASSLSGNPWTTFSMTLREPSLLEGPLELARFFVTSITFMRTVKKIEMLVDGISVLEVEKVVKRKERAERGGLHTMAAGGIMTVMNVDVTDMVITAKIMKWLEVAGFSPPPLPSAISQFAKPARGLASMISSSFFGRYSSSPTPPPSSSVREPPSTAEDIMEITTFYRDILIYQGNVKVNVSPAFARELERATKKAAPDRMPASIVYSRGTDDDEAKDLNGKPFKKDVAGVFDGLCPKLDSDMSAKVFIGQPTGQTTGIGGHVASRFIPTVERESIDLVNKHVSHWNRQLLWVAGYLCRLIYELEMQDIADEWIKTSKTDDLGLSRLTARALHVIRFFNFRPTTPSTVVGQEMEASFYGCSKNNQLFPILSEQGVQPVKDVRMPQASISKFLPELPVISSAVLDQAIRLTGRLHAQRLLVDISYDDVVKQLGKRPLTQGEAVDCLKWWEDMASIEGFNLSLRNRLLDAAIVLRDDGKILPLSMVQTFIRPHSGTISPDMPIPQHTIPYSITKNLRANSISRVFGWTELNLLQYISFLTNPPMSKPATDPSTDIRSSPEFSEKVLAMLSRSWPNLPSNIQSAISIELKDVECIPTKMGMKKACETYFEGNLLFDDLPIIALSKGTALRGSMEKMLLAIGVRKTVDLQLVFSRLIGGGTWSCQDLMRYLVSVKDTLSDEEMKRLRQTAAFPLFVEHPEDGKEPHPVRQKPWQLYEPTEAMKDLGLPVLDWANGKWRSNSDEAKLLFTLGLNRYPPIDALLKIAAGRAPLNQKALEYLLSNHQNHYPTFKSDAYPDIAFIPAINTKGVNILAKPGEVFTNPECAMLGFAVAQPYVASPENAAKLGVQKDPPLEQLVIALTNNLTTDVGAARKIFEYIGTFIGHATPSSVDPLRHTAFIPVQKGAGPSSVVMFKPSQVYFVSGDSEDNLYSSAFTFIDFGLKANMFLRYCGVKSEPSVKDITLLLMKDSQGMLRQAGSSERYLEQLRLIAANWNRLDNQTRSAMKAAPFLLASQRIPMSKKSLSMATQPVIGGDDEYYREWVLCRASEAVLVDRVAYAQYFGQYILSAPEERILEDFYLELGAKPLSSLVESKYISTPLRNHSTSDKALALRQHVLERLAIFLSDRRKSAIYTVDELARENKFRVEEVQSLKVQHLYRKGNKEQIHLQSLYAFASAGKGRSIILTISVTAEPDYYDVASALCEVLFKSQKADEALLLFSMLTTPLLALRKRGFNVDRILNQQREEKLRLEAEARRNKETVVPHEQGQTEVKTQNKENSARRASVSGESSGVKGLFSKLSRGSTGRGKEKEVEMPGGMPGGLPESTVQRVAKQNQSSIGGASEGLMNGNKSSGVTGETRHGRSTKRPTDLLNIRATVKKAMDASRPETSTLIRDSRQAVNDVSESQDDYCDASVHVDLVMAFDASPQSGMPLQVWCPRDVSHPNDFLRDKMEICVRFARDVLIPICQVFLLRPAVINIFWDHEGPTIAFNRGGTIFCNARYFGAWHNDMCIRGQHKEPWISWYFSIAHELAHNLESAHNASHEFYFSSIAEQYLLSLAALVQERTSFNR, encoded by the exons ATGCCCCCGTTGACGAAGGAGGAGCTTTGGTCGTCTGGTCAAGACGAGGATGTAGAAGTGAATCAAAGAGCCCTCATTGATA AAATATTGGCAAGGTACTCGGGTGAACATACTA TTTTCAGAGAGCTCTTGCAAAACTCAGATGATGCCGGAGCTCAACATGTCCAAGTCAAGTTTTACACAAAAGAGGGTTTAGAGGCTCTAAAAAGCGATCAAAAGCCAAGCAAATTGCCAGATGCAAAGACTGCTTTG ATACATAGCTATATCGTCTCCAATGATGGGATTCCGTTTCGAACGGAAGATTGGCAAAGGCTCAAGAAGATCGCGGAAGGCAATcctgatgaagagaaaatcGGGGC TTTTGGAGTAGGCTTCTATTCACTATTCAGCGTATGCG ATGGGCCATTTGTTGAATCTGGGGACAAATGGATGGCCTTCCATTGGAAAGATGGGAAGGATAAGCTGCTGGCTCGGTCAGGCCACCTTCCGAAAGCTATGGATAACGCGTCCTCTCTTTCTGGCAATCCCTGGACGACGTTCTCGATGACTCTGCGTGAACCGTCACTTCTTGAAGGACCACTGGAGCTCGCTCGGTTCTTTGTGACTTCTATCACTTTCATGCGAACggtcaagaagattgagatgCTTGTTGATGGCATCAGTGTTTTGGAAGTGGAAAAAGTAGTGAAACGGAAAGAGAGAGCAGAAAGAGGGGGACTGCATACCATGGCTGCGGGTGGGATAATGACAGTCATGAATGTCGATGTCACCGATATGGTCATTACAGCAAAAATCATGAAGTGGCTTGAAG TTGCGGGGTTTTCCCCTCCACCTTTGCCGAGCGCGATCTCTCAATTTGCCAAACCCGCGCGAGGCTTGGCCTCTATGATATCCAGTTCATTTTTTGGTCGTTACTCTTCGTCGCCGACTCCGccgccatcttcaagtGTACGGGAGCCTCCATCAACGGCCGAAGACATCATGGAGATCACCACTTTCTACCGCGATATCCTCATATATCAAGGCAATGTCAAAGTCAATGTCTCACCAGCTTTCGCTCGTGAGCTAGAGCGCGCAACTAAGAAGGCCGCACCAGACAGAATGCCAGCTAGTATTGTCTACTCACGAGGGactgacgatgatgaggccAAAGACTTGAATGGAAAGCCtttcaagaaggatgttGCTGGAGTCTTTGATGGTCTGTGCCCAAAGCTGGACTCTGATATGTCAGCGAAGGTGTTCATAGGACAACCCACTGGTCAAACAACAGGCATAGGGGGTCATGTTGCCTCGCGATTCATTCCTACAGTCGAAAGAGAATCTATCGATCTCGTCAACAAACATGTGTCTCATTGGAACCGGCAACTTCTCTGGGTTGCAGGTTATCTATGCCGATTGATCTATGAGCTTGAAATGCAAGATATTGCGGACGAATGGATCAAGACCTCAAAGACTGACGACCTGGGCCTTTCTCGGCTTACGGCTAGAGCACTGCATGTCATCAGATTTTTCAACTTTAGGCCGACCACTCCATCAACAGTAGTCGGTCAAGAAATGGAAGCGTCATTTTATGGCTGCTCAAAAAACAATCAGCTATTTCCAATCTTATCGGAACAAGGTGTGCAGCCCGTCAAGGATGTTCGGATGCCACAGGCATCAATTAGCAAATTCCTGCCCGAACTGCCTGTAATATCCTCCGCTGTGCTTGATCAGGCTATTCGGCTGACGGGGCGGTTACATGCTCAACGATTGCTGGTGGATATATCGTATGATGACGTTGTGAAGCAACTTGGAAAGCGGCCTCTGACTCAAGGAGAGGCTGTAGACTGTCTGAAATGGTGGGAAGATATGGCCAGCATCGAAGGCTTCAATCTATCGCTTCGCAATCGTCTTCTCGACGCCGCAATTGTCTTGCGCGATGATGGTAAAATTCTCCCGTTATCAATGGTTCAAACTTTCATACGTCCACACTCTGGAACAATATCCCCAGACATGCCTATCCCACAACATACAATTCCGTATAGCATTACCAAAAACCTTCGAGCCAATTCCATTAGCAGGGTCTTTGGATGGACGGAACTCAATTTGCTGCAGTACATATCCTTCCTCACAAATCCGCCGATGTCGAAACCTGCGACGGATCCCTCCACCGACATTCGCTCCTCTCCTGAATTTTCGGAGAAAGTGCTGGCAATGTTGAGTCGCTCATGGCCCAATTTACCTTCTAATATTCAGTCTGCCATAAGTATTGAGCTGAAGGATGTTGAGTGCATACCGACGAAGATGGGCATGAAGAAAGCCTGTGAGACATACTTTGAAGGGAATTTGCTGTTCGATGATCTCCCAATCATAGCATTATCAAAAGGTACAGCCCTAAGGGGAAGTATGGAGAAAATGTTACTGGCTATCGGAGTGAGAAAAACGGTGGATCTACAGTTAGTCTTCTCCAG GCTTATAGGAGGAGGCACTTGGTCTTGCCAGGACCTTATGCGTTACCTAGTGTCCGTCAAAGATACCCTCTCAGACGAGGAAATGAAGCGTCTTCGACAGACCGCTGCATTTCCCCTCTTTGTCGAACATCcagaggatggaaaggagCCTCACCCTGTTAGGCAAAAGCCTTGGCAATTGTATGAGCCCACAGAAGCGATGAAAGATTTAGGATTACCAGTACTAGACTGGGCAAATGGAAAATGGAGATCCAATTCTGATGAAG CGAAACTCCTCTTTACACTTGGACTGAACCGCTATCCCCCCATAGATGCTCTTCTGAAAATCGCTGCAGGTCGTGCACCACTTAATCAAAAAGCTTTGGAATACCTACTTTCAAATCATCAAAATCATTATCCGACATTCAAGTCTGACGCTTACCCTGACATTGCCTTCATTCCAGCCATCAACACAAAAGGCGTCAATATTCTGGCTAAGCCTGGTGAAGTATTCACGAATCCAGAATGTGCCATGCTCGGATTTGCTGTAGCGCAGCCTTACGTAGCGAGCCCAGAGAACGCTGCTAAGCTTGGCGTTCAAAAAGATCCTCCTTTAGAACAGTTGGTCATCGCATTGACCAATAATTTGACAACTGATGTTGGGGCAGCGCGTAAAATCTTTGAG TATATTGGTACATTCATTGGCCATGccactccttcttctgtcgATCCTCTTCGGCATACGGCCTTCATCCCTGTCCAAAAAGGTGCTGGTCCGTCCTCCGTCGTAATGTTTAAACCCTCTCAGGTATACTTTGTCTCCGGAGACAGTGAGGATAATCTGTATTCTTCAGCCTTTACTTTCATCGATTTCGGGCTCAAAGCCAATATGTTTCTTCGATACTGCGGTGTAAAGAGCGAGCCATCTGTTAAGGACATTACGCTATTATTAATGAAGGATTCTCAGGGAATGCTGAGACAGGCAGGATCTTCGGAGAGATACCTCGAACAGCTGCGCCTCATAGCAGCGAACTGGAATCGCCTTGATAATCAGACTCGAAGTGCAATGAAAGCTGCGCCATTTCTCCTTGCGTCTCAACGTATACCGATGAGCAAAAAGAGCTTATCTATGGCAACGCAGCCAGTCATCGGAGGTGATGACGAATACTATAGAGAATGGGTGTTATGTAGAGCAAGCGAAGCCGTCCTTGTGGACAGAGTTGCATACGCTCAGTATTTTGGGCAGTATATTCTGTCCGCCCCCGAG GAGCGAATTCTGGAAGATTTCTACTTGGAGCTTGGAGCTAAGCCCTTGTCGTCGCTCGTTGAGAGCAAGTACATCTCGACTCCACTTCGTAATCACTCAACATCTGATAAGGCTCTCGCTTTACGTCAACATGTCTTGGAGCGACTTGCCATATTCCTTTCAGATCGCCGCAAAAGTGCCATTTACACCGTAGACGAACTCGCTCGCGAAAACAAGTTTCGCGTAGAAGAAGTGCAATCTCTGAAGGTGCAGCACCTGTATCGAAAAGGCAATAAAGAACAAATCCATCTTCAGTCTCTTTACGCATTCGCTTCAGCGGGGAAGGGCAGATCAATCATACTCACTATTTCTGTCACAGCCGAGCCCGACTATTATGACGTTGCCTCCGCACTGTGTGAAGTGCTTTTCAAGTCTCAAAAAGCGGATGAAGCGTTGCTGCTGTTTTCGATGCTGACTACTCCCCTTCTCGCactgaggaagagggggtTCAACGTGGACAGAATACTCAATCAGcagagggaggagaagtTGAGACTTGAGGCCGAAGCAAGGAGAAATAAGGAAACAGTCGTACCTCACGAGCAAGGACAAACAGAGGTGAAGACGCAAAACAAAGAAAACTCGGCCCGACGTGCTTCTGTATCAGGAGAATCATCTGGGGTAAAAGGTCTATTCAGCAAATTGAGCAGGGGCTCGACAGGtcgaggaaaggaaaaagaggtgGAAATGCCTGGTGGCATGCCGGGAGGATTACCGGAGAGCACTGTCCAACGTGTGGCAAAGCAAAATCAGTCGTCAATAGGAGGAGCATCGGAAGGCTTGATGAATGGGAACAAATCATCGGGAGTCACGGGGGAAACACGTCATGGGAGATCTACCAAGAGACCCACGGATCTCTTGAATATCC GGGCGACGGTCAAGAAAGCAATGGACGCTTCGCGGCCGGAGACTTCCACTCTAATACGAGATAGTCGCCAGGCAGTGAACGACGTCTCCGAATCTCAGGACGATTATTGCGACGCTAGTGTGCATGTGGATTTGGTAATGG CGTTTGATGCTTCCCCGCAGTCTGGAATGCCCCTTCAAGTCTGGTGTCCCCGAG ATGTTAGTCACCCCAACGACTTTTTAAGGGATAAAATGGAGATATGCGTTCGATTTGCTCGAGACGTATTGATACCAATTTGTCAGGTCTTCCTA TTGAGACCAGCGGTGATCAACATTTTCTGGGATCATGAAGGCCCGACGATTGCGTTCAATAGAGGCGGCACAATTTTTTGTAACGC GAGATATTTCGGGGCATGGC ACAATGACATGTGTATCAGGGGTCAGCACAAGGAACCCTGGATTTCATGGTACTTCAGCATTGCGCACG AGCTTGCTCACAATCTTG AATCGGCTCACAACGCTTCTCACGAGTTCTACTTTTCAAGCATAGCTGAGCAGTATCTACTCAGCTTGGCCGCACTTGTCCAAGAGAGGACATCGTTCAATAGGTGA
- a CDS encoding expressed protein, with protein sequence MIPSPRSFLAGWRPETQTSPDIPPLVAAEIAQEYASLRVPNGCPKGMFLVPTEETLLRWHGVLFLHHGPYSGSILRFTVDFPSNYPQSGPTVRFNSDVFHPLVDARTKIWHPRGNKMQWRPKVDHISRLLHELKSSFSRVTLDLIEEREAVNKHVWSLYQHSRQTFISLTAQRAVHSASQTVLFPAVYSQSPSSTTPPRRRQTSLNSLSSDDGLGPTEPLINFKEVNLDEKEQLLARLRSAY encoded by the exons ATGATCCCCTCACCCCGATCCTTCCTTGCAGGTTGGAGACCTGAGACTCAAACGTCCCCAGATATTCCACCACTCGTAGCGGCCGAGATCGCACAAGAATA TGCGTCATTGAGAGTTCCAAATGGGTGCCCCAAAGGGATGTTCCTCGTTCCCACAGAGGAAACGCTCTTGAGATGGCATGGTGTCCTCTTTCTACATCATG GTCCATATTCAGGATCTATCCTGCGCTTTACTGTTGATTTCCCTTCGAACTATCCTCAAAGTGGCCCTACAGTTCGTTTTAACTCAGATGTATTTCATC CTCTGGTTGATGCAAGGACAAAAATATGGCATCCTCGAGGCAACAAAATGCAATGGAG ACCAAAAGTGGATCATATCTCCCGGCTATTGCATGAACTCAAGAGTAGTTTCAGCCGCGTGACTTTGGATTTAAttgaagagagagaggcagTAAACAAACACGTCTGGTC GCTATACCAACACTCTCGCCAAACGTTCATTTCCTTGACAGCTCAACGTGCTGTACACTCTGCGTCCCAAACGGTTCTCTTCCCCGCTGTCTACTCTCaatctccatcatccacgaCCCCTCCAAGAAGGCGACAAACATCCTTGAATAGCTTATCTTCTGATGATGGATTGGGGCCAACTGAGCCTCTAATCAATTTTAAAGAGGTTAaccttgatgagaaagaacaGCTATTGGCCCGGCTGAGAAGTGCTTATTAA